From Pan troglodytes isolate AG18354 chromosome 11, NHGRI_mPanTro3-v2.0_pri, whole genome shotgun sequence, the proteins below share one genomic window:
- the INSL4 gene encoding early placenta insulin-like peptide precursor, whose amino-acid sequence MASLFWSYLPAIWLLLSQLLRESLAAELRGCGPRFGKHLLSYCPMPEKTFTTTPGGWLLESGRPTEMVSTSNNKDGQTLGTTSEFIPNLSPELKKPLSEGQPSLKKIILSRKKRSGRHRFDPFCCEVICDDGTSVKLCT is encoded by the exons ATGGCCAGCCTGTTCTGGTCCTATCTGCCAGCAATCTGGCTGCTGCTGAGCCAACTCCTTAGAGAAAGCCTAGCAGCAGAGCTGAGGGGATGTGGTCCCCGATTTGGAAAACACTTGCTGTCATATTGCCCCATGCCTGAGAAGACATTCACCACCACCCCAGGAGGGTGGCTGCTGGAATCTGGACGACCCACAG AAATGGTGTCAACCTCCAACAACAAAGATGGACAAACCTTAGGTACGACATCAGAATTCATTCCTAATTTGTCCCCAGAGCTGAAGAAACCACTGTCTGAAGGGCAGCCAtcattgaagaaaataatactttCCCGCAAAAAGAGAAGTGGACGTCACCGATTTGATCCATTCTGTTGTGAAGTAATTTGTGACGATGGAACTTCAGTTAAATTATGTACATAG